The following are from one region of the Bradyrhizobium septentrionale genome:
- the tnpA gene encoding IS66-like element accessory protein TnpA, translating to MDVHKDSAVLSRMDLVETGRRRRWTRAEKLRIVEESFSGPRLVSATARRYGISRQLLLSWRKAWTCHDPAEEDSIGPTFVPAIVAASTPPTTEAVETGQIEIVSPQGLRVVFGPGADIEAVVRIARGLARR from the coding sequence ATGGACGTACATAAGGACAGTGCGGTGCTGAGCCGCATGGATTTGGTGGAGACCGGTCGGCGGCGACGCTGGACGCGTGCGGAGAAGCTCAGAATCGTAGAGGAGAGCTTCTCGGGGCCACGACTGGTGTCGGCGACGGCTCGCCGGTATGGGATATCACGTCAGCTTCTGCTGAGCTGGCGCAAGGCTTGGACCTGTCATGATCCGGCCGAAGAGGATTCGATCGGCCCGACATTCGTCCCTGCGATAGTTGCGGCAAGTACGCCGCCAACGACGGAAGCTGTCGAGACAGGTCAGATCGAAATCGTGAGCCCTCAGGGGCTGCGCGTGGTCTTCGGCCCCGGTGCGGATATCGAGGCGGTCGTTCGAATTGCTCGGGGCCTGGCGCGCCGATGA
- a CDS encoding type II toxin-antitoxin system HipA family toxin, with protein MTSELVALLDGREVGRVHNDARGRLTFVYDSDWRQTRGAYPISLSMPLAAEEHGPAAVQAFLWGLLPDNERVLDRWAKKFQVSARNVFALISHVGEDCAGAIQFVTRDRLEELRSGTNDKVEWLDETAVAKRLQALREDHAAWRLPRDTGQFSLAGAQPKTALLLQKGRWGIPSGRIPTTHILKPPTGHFDGHAENEHICLNLARNLGLPVAGTKVVRFEKEIAIVVERYDRQFSGNDVIRVHQEDACQARGIMPTKKYQSEGGPSAADIIELLRTYSTDSVDDLDTFIDALGLNWLIGGTDAHAKNYSLLLASGPTVRLAPLYDVASILPYDDVDLQKMKLAMKVGGEYRLAQIGAREWQKFARETRFDAEKVIAGLNSLAELLPDNVSDVCAAAQAEGLDNAIIERLSAKLIERAKDCQRLLKGS; from the coding sequence ATGACCAGCGAACTCGTCGCGCTCCTGGACGGCAGGGAAGTCGGCCGCGTGCACAACGACGCTCGTGGCCGCCTCACCTTCGTCTATGACAGCGATTGGCGTCAAACGAGGGGCGCGTACCCCATTTCGCTCTCCATGCCACTCGCGGCCGAGGAACACGGTCCCGCCGCTGTTCAGGCCTTTCTATGGGGACTGCTCCCGGACAATGAGCGCGTTCTCGATCGTTGGGCGAAGAAGTTTCAGGTCTCGGCTCGCAACGTCTTTGCCCTGATTTCCCATGTCGGCGAAGATTGCGCCGGCGCCATTCAATTCGTCACGCGCGATCGTTTGGAGGAATTGCGAAGCGGTACGAATGACAAGGTTGAGTGGCTTGACGAAACCGCCGTCGCAAAACGTCTGCAAGCATTGAGAGAAGATCATGCCGCGTGGCGGTTGCCGCGTGACACGGGGCAATTCAGTCTTGCCGGCGCCCAGCCGAAAACCGCGCTGCTTCTGCAAAAGGGGCGATGGGGGATACCGTCTGGACGCATTCCGACAACCCATATCCTTAAGCCGCCGACCGGCCATTTCGACGGCCATGCCGAGAACGAGCACATCTGCCTCAATCTCGCGCGCAATCTCGGCTTGCCCGTCGCCGGAACCAAAGTCGTGCGGTTTGAGAAAGAGATCGCCATTGTCGTCGAACGCTACGATCGGCAGTTCAGTGGCAATGACGTCATTCGCGTCCATCAAGAGGACGCGTGCCAGGCACGCGGCATCATGCCAACCAAGAAGTATCAAAGCGAGGGCGGCCCGTCCGCTGCGGATATTATCGAACTTTTACGCACCTACTCCACCGACAGTGTTGATGATCTCGATACATTCATCGATGCCCTCGGCTTAAATTGGCTCATCGGAGGCACCGATGCACACGCTAAGAACTACTCACTACTCCTAGCCAGCGGCCCCACGGTGCGACTTGCGCCACTCTACGATGTTGCCAGCATCCTTCCCTACGACGATGTCGACTTGCAGAAGATGAAGCTTGCTATGAAGGTCGGCGGGGAATACAGGCTAGCCCAGATAGGTGCGCGCGAATGGCAGAAATTCGCCCGCGAGACCCGTTTCGATGCGGAAAAAGTGATTGCCGGATTGAACTCGCTGGCCGAACTGCTCCCCGACAACGTGAGCGACGTGTGCGCTGCCGCGCAAGCGGAAGGGCTAGATAACGCCATTATCGAGCGCCTTTCCGCCAAGTTGATCGAGCGAGCCAAAGACTGCCAACGCCTTCTGAAAGGCTCCTAA
- a CDS encoding GNAT family acetyltransferase produces the protein MSSLSIAPIADADVTDVVALWQACGLTRPWNDPSADIALARRGPNSAVLVGRDAGAIVATAMVGHDGHRGWVYYVAVDPRRQGEGLGRTMMQAVEDWLRQAGVSKLQLLVRRENAKASAFYQTLGYEESTSVMLAKWLDGREATP, from the coding sequence ATGTCTTCCCTCTCTATTGCCCCAATTGCCGATGCCGACGTCACCGACGTCGTCGCGCTGTGGCAGGCGTGCGGCCTGACGCGGCCGTGGAACGATCCCTCAGCCGACATCGCGCTGGCGCGGCGCGGACCGAATTCGGCCGTGCTGGTCGGCCGCGACGCCGGCGCGATCGTCGCAACCGCGATGGTCGGCCATGACGGCCATCGCGGCTGGGTCTATTACGTCGCGGTCGACCCTCGCCGCCAGGGCGAGGGGCTTGGCCGCACCATGATGCAGGCGGTCGAGGACTGGCTGCGCCAGGCCGGCGTGTCGAAGCTGCAATTGCTGGTGCGGCGGGAGAACGCCAAGGCCAGCGCATTCTACCAGACGCTCGGTTACGAGGAGTCGACCTCGGTCATGCTGGCGAAATGGCTCGACGGCCGCGAAGCGACGCCGTGA
- a CDS encoding ABC transporter substrate-binding protein produces the protein MRDGTAAAVEALNASGPIPDTKVMLSVADDASDPKQAVAVANRLTMDRVQSVVGHFCSFSSIPGSEVYAEADRRWGGPVPSTPRELSWHFVQGRSIT, from the coding sequence ATGCGCGATGGTACGGCGGCCGCCGTCGAGGCATTGAACGCCTCGGGCCCAATACCAGATACCAAAGTGATGTTGAGCGTCGCAGACGACGCCAGCGATCCGAAGCAAGCGGTCGCAGTTGCCAATCGGCTCACAATGGACCGAGTCCAGTCAGTCGTCGGCCACTTTTGTTCCTTCTCGTCGATCCCAGGCTCCGAAGTCTACGCCGAAGCGGACAGGCGGTGGGGCGGGCCGGTTCCTTCAACGCCTCGCGAGTTGTCGTGGCACTTCGTTCAGGGGCGATCGATAACCTGA
- a CDS encoding IS3-like element ISRj2 family transposase (programmed frameshift) yields the protein MTKKSRRMHSPAFKAKVALAAVKGDKTLAELAQLFDVHPNQITIWKNQLLEGAAGVFGHDKASAETPVDLKALHAKIGELALENGFFVRRAHQGGPAERKAMIDRGHDLSIVRQAKVLKLARSTVYYEPRPVSAEDLALMRRLDELHLDYPFAGARMQRSLLRREGVYAGRRHIATLMKRMGIEAVYRRPNTSKPAPGHKIYPYLLRGLKIERPDQAWAMDITYIPMRRGFVYLAAVVDVFSRRVLAHRVSITMEAAFCVEAVQEALAKHGRPEIFNTDQGSQFTSLEFTDVLLDAKIAISMDGKGAWRDNVFVERLWRTVKYEEVYLRAYDSVSEARASIAKYLAFYNQGRPHSSLDGRTPDEAYFGTQAMVMAA from the exons ATGACGAAGAAGAGCCGCCGGATGCATTCTCCGGCATTCAAGGCGAAGGTTGCTTTGGCTGCGGTCAAAGGCGACAAGACGCTGGCGGAGCTGGCGCAACTGTTTGATGTTCATCCGAACCAGATCACGATCTGGAAAAACCAGCTCCTGGAAGGCGCCGCCGGCGTGTTTGGGCATGACAAGGCGTCGGCCGAGACGCCGGTCGATTTGAAGGCGTTACATGCCAAGATCGGCGAGCTGGCGTTGGAAAACG GATTTTTTGTCCGGCGCGCTCACCAAGGCGGGCCTGCTGAGCGCAAAGCGATGATCGACCGCGGTCATGATCTTTCTATCGTGCGCCAGGCGAAGGTCCTGAAGCTGGCTCGCAGCACGGTCTACTATGAACCTCGGCCAGTTTCGGCCGAGGACCTTGCCTTGATGCGTCGGCTCGATGAGCTGCATCTCGATTATCCCTTCGCGGGAGCGCGTATGCAGCGATCGTTGCTGCGGCGGGAGGGCGTATACGCCGGTCGCCGCCACATCGCGACGCTGATGAAGCGCATGGGGATCGAGGCGGTCTATCGTCGCCCGAACACGAGTAAGCCGGCACCGGGTCACAAGATCTACCCGTACCTGTTGCGCGGATTGAAGATCGAGCGGCCCGACCAGGCGTGGGCAATGGACATCACCTACATTCCGATGCGGCGTGGCTTCGTCTATCTCGCGGCGGTCGTCGATGTGTTCAGCCGACGGGTCCTGGCCCATCGCGTCTCGATCACAATGGAGGCGGCCTTCTGCGTCGAAGCGGTCCAGGAGGCGTTGGCGAAGCACGGCAGGCCCGAGATTTTCAACACGGACCAGGGCAGCCAGTTCACCAGCCTCGAGTTCACCGATGTGCTGCTGGACGCGAAGATCGCCATCAGCATGGACGGCAAGGGCGCCTGGCGCGACAACGTGTTTGTCGAGCGGCTCTGGCGCACGGTCAAATACGAAGAAGTTTATCTCCGCGCCTACGACAGCGTGTCCGAGGCGCGAGCGTCAATTGCCAAGTATCTGGCCTTCTACAATCAGGGACGCCCTCACTCGAGCCTTGACGGGCGCACGCCCGACGAGGCTTACTTCGGCACGCAAGCTATGGTGATGGCCGCATGA
- a CDS encoding helix-turn-helix domain-containing protein, with amino-acid sequence MLIRTSADLGAIIRDTRKRHKLDQSSLAKRIGVSRQWVIEVERGHARAELGLVLRALDALGIHLDAGSEQPHGRGSEKSAVDINAIVSKAKRSRP; translated from the coding sequence ATGCTCATACGCACATCGGCCGATCTCGGGGCCATCATTCGGGATACCCGCAAACGGCACAAGCTTGATCAGTCCAGCCTCGCCAAGCGCATTGGCGTCAGCCGTCAGTGGGTCATCGAGGTCGAGCGCGGCCACGCGCGCGCCGAACTCGGCCTCGTACTCCGCGCTCTTGACGCTCTCGGCATCCATCTAGACGCAGGCAGCGAACAACCACATGGCCGCGGTTCAGAAAAGTCAGCCGTCGATATCAATGCAATCGTGTCAAAAGCCAAAAGAAGCAGACCATGA
- a CDS encoding tyrosine-type recombinase/integrase, whose amino-acid sequence MNAYHAEHTLSVVPKITLPPKAEGRRRWLTRNEAARLLGAAIGYVWDTEQERWKRRDDGALVRRERWIIRRRYPAVRFCLIGLYSARREETIRRTQWLPSTTHPWMNLDAMVYQGKGALERSTKKRRPPAKIANRLRPHLVRWHRIDQARSAELRASGVMRDGEQIRFVVSRMHDGQPLAGKIRSAWEGILEDAGLGDDVVRHSLRHTAATWLMQAGVDMWEAAGWLGMTVEQLEANYGHHHPDFQVEAAEAFGGRR is encoded by the coding sequence GTGAACGCCTACCACGCCGAACACACGCTCAGCGTCGTTCCAAAGATCACTCTTCCCCCTAAAGCTGAAGGACGACGCCGCTGGTTGACCCGTAACGAAGCCGCACGCCTGCTCGGAGCGGCAATCGGCTACGTTTGGGATACCGAGCAGGAGAGGTGGAAGCGCAGAGACGATGGCGCGCTCGTGCGCCGAGAACGGTGGATCATTCGTCGTCGCTATCCCGCGGTGCGCTTCTGCTTGATTGGCCTCTACAGCGCTCGTCGAGAAGAGACCATCCGGCGCACCCAGTGGCTGCCATCAACGACCCATCCGTGGATGAACCTGGACGCGATGGTCTACCAGGGTAAGGGAGCACTGGAGCGATCAACCAAGAAGCGGCGACCGCCAGCAAAGATCGCGAACCGCCTGCGTCCCCACTTGGTTCGTTGGCACAGGATCGACCAAGCTCGGTCTGCAGAACTCCGCGCCTCAGGGGTCATGAGAGACGGTGAGCAAATCCGGTTCGTCGTGAGCCGCATGCACGACGGCCAGCCGCTTGCCGGAAAGATCAGGTCGGCTTGGGAAGGTATTCTGGAGGATGCGGGGCTGGGCGATGATGTCGTTCGGCACTCATTGCGTCACACAGCGGCGACGTGGCTGATGCAGGCGGGCGTTGACATGTGGGAGGCTGCCGGCTGGCTCGGAATGACGGTTGAGCAATTAGAGGCCAACTACGGCCACCACCACCCGGATTTTCAGGTAGAGGCGGCGGAAGCGTTCGGGGGCAGGCGCTGA
- a CDS encoding zinc ribbon domain-containing protein, protein MVSSNLPTSRHHGAPKHGEALLAGLIRCRRCCRKLTLCYSGMKHHIPRYSCSRGWMDNGEPRCIAFGGLRVDDAIEEALLGVVGPGAVAAATVAAAEATHQKEQVREALGRDLEAARYAADRAFRQYDAADPANRLVAAELEGRRNRSLARVAEVEIAAHDAAVFAVRACETN, encoded by the coding sequence ATGGTCTCCAGTAACTTGCCAACCAGCCGGCATCATGGCGCGCCCAAGCATGGCGAGGCGCTGCTCGCTGGGCTCATCCGCTGTCGGCGCTGTTGCCGCAAGCTGACGCTGTGCTACAGCGGTATGAAGCATCACATCCCCCGTTACAGCTGCTCGCGCGGCTGGATGGACAACGGCGAACCGCGCTGCATCGCGTTCGGAGGCTTGCGCGTCGATGATGCAATCGAAGAGGCACTGCTCGGCGTCGTCGGCCCCGGCGCCGTCGCGGCGGCTACGGTCGCCGCAGCCGAGGCCACACATCAGAAGGAACAAGTTCGCGAAGCGCTCGGCCGTGATCTTGAAGCGGCCCGTTACGCTGCCGATCGCGCCTTCCGGCAATATGACGCTGCTGATCCGGCAAACCGCCTGGTTGCCGCTGAGCTTGAGGGGCGCCGGAATCGCTCGCTTGCCCGCGTCGCGGAGGTGGAGATTGCCGCGCATGACGCGGCGGTGTTCGCCGTCAGGGCCTGTGAGACAAATTGA
- a CDS encoding GNAT family N-acetyltransferase, with product MKSEIRIRRISAAELNDHRVSRLAEILIECVQGGASVSFLSPLPRERAVDYWRRVSKELSRNDRILLVAEDRTGRTVGSIQMVHMPSENQPHMAQVTKVLVEKDARGRGVGRRLLSAVTELARRERKTLLVLSTATGSVAEQLYHSEGWQRIGVVPGCVLMADGKHAAATFFYKQL from the coding sequence ATGAAAAGCGAGATTCGTATACGGCGTATCAGTGCCGCAGAGCTGAACGATCACCGTGTGAGTAGGCTAGCCGAAATCCTAATTGAGTGCGTGCAAGGGGGGGCGTCAGTTAGTTTCTTGTCGCCGTTGCCGCGCGAACGCGCGGTGGATTATTGGCGTCGCGTGTCCAAGGAGCTGTCCCGCAACGATCGAATCTTGCTCGTAGCTGAGGATAGGACGGGCCGGACAGTCGGTTCAATTCAAATGGTGCACATGCCATCTGAAAATCAACCGCACATGGCGCAGGTCACTAAGGTATTGGTCGAGAAGGACGCACGCGGTCGCGGTGTCGGGCGCCGTCTGCTTTCAGCGGTAACGGAGCTGGCACGACGTGAGCGGAAAACCTTGTTGGTGCTGAGTACGGCTACAGGATCGGTGGCGGAGCAGCTCTATCACAGCGAAGGCTGGCAACGCATAGGTGTAGTGCCAGGATGCGTCCTAATGGCGGACGGGAAGCACGCGGCAGCAACATTTTTCTACAAGCAATTGTAA
- a CDS encoding LuxR family transcriptional regulator — translation MDLFSFTECANRTHSLRALFDLLVSCASQEGFTEVSYGSLNFVEPLRLADYPPPTVAVKWPIDWCDRYFKRKYHTIDPVVRRTPLLSRPYLWDQLGQQYQLQPDERRVLDEAREAGLKHGMSVPLFGPLGRVSVASFASPSEDIDPQHCISHLNALAWQFHTAYGEIARRADADCDRKVALSQRETSCIRWVAEGKSSWEIGIILQISENTVNFHIKNVMRKLGATSRIQAAIMAVRLNVL, via the coding sequence ATGGATCTTTTTAGCTTCACTGAATGCGCAAACCGGACACATTCTCTCAGAGCCCTGTTCGACCTTCTTGTAAGCTGTGCGAGCCAGGAGGGCTTTACTGAAGTTTCCTATGGATCTCTCAACTTCGTCGAGCCACTTCGGCTGGCGGACTACCCACCCCCGACCGTAGCCGTGAAATGGCCAATAGACTGGTGCGACCGCTATTTTAAACGCAAGTACCATACCATCGATCCGGTGGTCCGGCGCACTCCGCTGCTTTCGCGGCCTTATCTGTGGGATCAGCTCGGCCAACAATATCAACTTCAGCCGGACGAAAGACGGGTGCTTGACGAGGCTAGAGAGGCAGGTCTGAAGCATGGTATGAGCGTGCCATTGTTTGGTCCGCTGGGCCGGGTATCTGTCGCCTCGTTTGCGTCTCCATCAGAGGATATTGATCCTCAGCATTGCATCAGTCACCTCAACGCTCTGGCTTGGCAATTTCACACTGCCTATGGCGAAATCGCGCGCCGCGCGGATGCTGACTGCGACAGGAAAGTTGCGCTGTCACAGCGGGAAACCAGCTGCATACGGTGGGTGGCCGAGGGTAAATCGTCGTGGGAAATCGGGATCATCTTGCAAATCAGCGAGAATACTGTGAACTTTCATATTAAGAATGTGATGCGAAAGCTGGGCGCGACGAGTCGAATCCAGGCCGCCATCATGGCCGTTCGACTCAATGTCCTTTGA
- a CDS encoding L-threonylcarbamoyladenylate synthase, protein METGLKTHVLPAGAAATATAAGVLAEGGLVAFPTETVYGLGADAGNAAAIARLYEAKGRPAFNPLIAHVADLGAARRIALFDGQALRLAEAFWPGPLTLVLPKALSCPVAELATAGLDTVAIRIPAHKVARDIIKAFGGAVVAPSANLSGHVSPTTADHVNGDLAGRIDLIVDGGPVEVGVESTIVGCFSDPVLLRPGGLTRAEIERVLGHPLQSPPPDAETDAQPIAPGMLASHYAPRTPVRLNASDVHVGEALLAFGPAKVARRECASVEMNLSERGDLAEAAANLFGYLRTLDKRNADAIAVMPIPEDGLGEAINDRLRRAAVGR, encoded by the coding sequence GTGGAAACAGGCCTGAAAACACACGTTCTGCCGGCCGGCGCAGCCGCCACGGCAACCGCTGCCGGGGTTTTGGCCGAGGGCGGTCTGGTGGCCTTTCCCACCGAGACGGTTTATGGCCTTGGCGCCGATGCCGGCAACGCCGCCGCGATCGCCCGGCTGTATGAGGCCAAGGGCCGGCCCGCCTTCAATCCGCTGATTGCCCACGTCGCCGATCTCGGCGCCGCCCGCCGGATCGCCCTGTTCGATGGCCAGGCCCTGCGGCTCGCGGAAGCGTTCTGGCCCGGTCCGCTGACCCTGGTGCTGCCGAAGGCGCTCTCCTGCCCGGTCGCGGAACTCGCAACCGCCGGGCTCGATACGGTCGCGATTCGCATCCCGGCCCACAAGGTGGCGCGCGACATCATCAAGGCGTTCGGCGGTGCCGTGGTAGCGCCGTCGGCCAATCTCTCCGGCCACGTCTCGCCAACCACCGCCGACCATGTGAACGGCGATCTTGCGGGCCGTATCGACCTGATCGTCGATGGCGGGCCGGTCGAGGTCGGCGTCGAATCCACCATCGTCGGCTGCTTCTCCGATCCGGTGCTGCTGCGGCCGGGCGGGCTGACGCGCGCCGAGATCGAACGCGTGCTCGGCCACCCGTTGCAGTCGCCGCCGCCGGACGCCGAGACCGACGCCCAGCCGATCGCCCCCGGCATGCTCGCCTCGCACTACGCGCCGCGGACGCCGGTTCGACTCAATGCCAGCGACGTCCATGTCGGCGAAGCCCTGCTGGCGTTCGGGCCGGCCAAGGTGGCGCGGCGCGAATGCGCCTCCGTGGAGATGAACCTGTCCGAGCGCGGCGATCTCGCCGAGGCCGCCGCCAATCTGTTCGGTTACCTCCGCACCCTCGACAAGAGAAACGCGGACGCAATCGCGGTGATGCCCATTCCCGAGGACGGGCTGGGCGAAGCCATCAATGACCGGCTGCGCCGTGCAGCGGTTGGGCGGTAA
- a CDS encoding outer membrane protein, whose amino-acid sequence MKSFLILTASIVALSAAAPALGADFAVQPVNIKAPPMPIAAPITDWTGYYIGINGGWGAGHNCWNFNGVTPEGCHNSTGGSIGGQIGYRWQIFNMVYGIEGQGNWADFSGSNVSTAFPADTLRTKTDAFGLLAGQIGYAFNAVLLYAKGGAAVTSNTYHIDSVATGTEIAKSSNVRWGGALGAGVEVSLTPSWSAGVEYDHLFMQGTNVAFPGAGVDRVHQDVDLITARFNYKLSPVLGK is encoded by the coding sequence ATGAAGAGTTTTCTGATTCTGACTGCAAGCATTGTCGCGCTCAGTGCAGCGGCACCGGCGCTTGGCGCAGACTTCGCCGTGCAGCCCGTCAATATAAAGGCGCCGCCGATGCCAATCGCGGCCCCGATCACTGACTGGACCGGCTACTATATCGGTATCAATGGCGGCTGGGGGGCTGGCCATAATTGCTGGAATTTCAATGGCGTCACTCCCGAGGGCTGCCATAATTCGACAGGTGGTTCGATCGGCGGCCAGATTGGCTATCGTTGGCAGATCTTCAATATGGTTTACGGCATCGAGGGCCAGGGCAATTGGGCCGACTTCAGCGGCTCCAATGTCAGCACCGCCTTCCCGGCCGACACCCTCCGCACCAAGACGGATGCGTTCGGGTTGCTTGCTGGCCAGATTGGCTACGCATTCAATGCCGTGCTGCTTTACGCCAAGGGCGGTGCCGCCGTGACCAGCAACACCTACCACATCGACTCAGTGGCGACTGGTACGGAGATTGCCAAAAGCAGCAATGTGCGTTGGGGTGGCGCGCTGGGCGCCGGTGTCGAAGTCAGTCTTACGCCGAGCTGGTCCGCCGGCGTCGAGTATGACCATTTGTTCATGCAGGGCACCAATGTAGCCTTCCCAGGTGCCGGCGTGGATCGCGTCCACCAGGACGTCGATCTGATCACAGCGCGGTTCAATTACAAGCTCAGCCCGGTGCTTGGCAAATAA
- the tnpB gene encoding IS66 family insertion sequence element accessory protein TnpB (TnpB, as the term is used for proteins encoded by IS66 family insertion elements, is considered an accessory protein, since TnpC, encoded by a neighboring gene, is a DDE family transposase.) produces MIPIPTGVRVWLATGHTDMRCGFPSLALRVQEVLKRDAMGGGLFCFRGKRGDLLKVIWHDGQGACLFTKRLERGRFIWPSVAGESVTISPAQLSYLLSGIDWRNPQETQRPTRVG; encoded by the coding sequence ATGATCCCGATCCCGACGGGCGTGCGGGTGTGGCTGGCGACGGGCCATACCGACATGCGGTGCGGCTTTCCGAGCCTGGCTCTGCGCGTGCAGGAAGTGCTCAAGCGCGACGCCATGGGCGGCGGTCTTTTCTGCTTCCGGGGCAAACGCGGTGATCTATTGAAGGTCATTTGGCACGATGGCCAGGGCGCCTGCTTGTTCACCAAAAGACTCGAGAGAGGCAGGTTCATCTGGCCATCGGTTGCTGGTGAATCGGTAACGATCTCTCCGGCGCAGTTGAGCTATCTGTTGTCCGGGATCGATTGGCGCAACCCTCAAGAAACCCAGCGTCCGACGCGGGTCGGATAG
- a CDS encoding FAD-binding oxidoreductase codes for MNIVQSAVPPLPPELLAKFRAIVGDKYAVTDAADIKPYVTEERDLFQGRSPLVLRPGSTAEVAAICKLASEHKIALVPQGGNTGLVGGQTPHNGEVVVSLRRLDKIRDIDVESNTMTCEAGVVLQIAQQKASDVDRLFPLSLGAEGSCTIGGNLSTNAGGTTALAYGVAREMALGLEVVLADGRVLNALSKLKKDNTGYDLRNLFIGAEGTLGIITAATLKLFPRPRAVETAYVGLKSPAAALKLLSISRNEAAGSLTSFELLADVAVDFSIRHGIDIRDPLESKHPWYVLMELSSSRDDARDTLEAILAQGMEDGIVNDAVIAANLSQRQAFWKLRDEMSAAQKPEGGSIKHDISVPVAAVPAFIEEANAAVVKLIPGARPVPFGHLGDGNIHYNVSQPVGGNAADFLARWHDVNAVVFEIVLRMGGSISAEHGIGVLKRDELPDVKDKVAIELMRQVKAMLDPLGIMNPGKVL; via the coding sequence ATGAACATCGTCCAATCAGCGGTGCCGCCGCTTCCGCCCGAATTGCTTGCAAAATTCCGCGCCATCGTCGGCGACAAATATGCGGTCACCGACGCCGCCGACATCAAGCCTTACGTCACCGAGGAGCGCGACCTGTTCCAGGGCCGCTCACCGCTGGTGCTGCGCCCCGGCTCGACCGCAGAGGTCGCGGCGATCTGCAAGCTTGCGAGCGAACACAAGATTGCGCTGGTGCCGCAAGGCGGCAACACCGGCCTGGTCGGCGGCCAGACGCCGCATAATGGCGAGGTCGTGGTGTCGCTGCGGCGGCTGGACAAGATCCGCGACATCGACGTCGAATCCAACACCATGACCTGCGAGGCGGGCGTGGTGCTGCAAATCGCGCAGCAGAAAGCCAGCGACGTCGATCGGCTGTTTCCGCTGTCGCTCGGCGCCGAGGGCAGCTGCACCATTGGCGGCAACCTCTCGACCAATGCCGGCGGCACCACGGCGCTCGCTTATGGCGTGGCCCGCGAAATGGCGCTCGGGCTCGAAGTCGTGCTGGCCGACGGCCGTGTGCTGAACGCGCTGTCGAAGCTGAAGAAGGACAACACCGGCTACGATTTGCGCAATTTGTTCATCGGCGCCGAGGGCACGCTCGGCATCATCACCGCGGCGACGCTCAAACTGTTTCCGCGGCCGCGCGCGGTCGAGACCGCCTATGTCGGCCTGAAGTCGCCGGCGGCGGCGCTCAAATTGCTGTCGATCTCGCGCAACGAAGCGGCAGGCAGCCTGACGAGCTTCGAACTGCTCGCCGACGTCGCGGTGGATTTCTCGATCCGCCACGGCATCGATATCCGCGATCCGCTTGAGAGCAAGCACCCCTGGTACGTGCTGATGGAATTGTCGTCGTCGCGCGACGACGCCCGCGACACGCTGGAGGCGATCCTCGCCCAGGGCATGGAGGATGGCATCGTCAATGATGCGGTCATCGCTGCCAATTTGAGCCAGCGCCAGGCGTTCTGGAAGCTGCGCGACGAGATGTCGGCGGCGCAGAAGCCGGAGGGCGGCTCGATCAAGCACGACATCTCGGTGCCGGTCGCGGCCGTGCCCGCCTTCATCGAGGAAGCCAATGCGGCGGTTGTGAAACTGATCCCGGGCGCGCGGCCGGTGCCGTTCGGCCATCTCGGAGACGGCAACATCCACTATAATGTCAGCCAGCCGGTCGGCGGCAATGCGGCCGACTTCCTCGCGCGCTGGCACGACGTCAACGCCGTCGTGTTCGAGATCGTGCTGCGGATGGGCGGCTCGATCTCGGCCGAGCACGGCATCGGCGTGCTCAAGCGCGACGAACTGCCCGACGTCAAGGACAAGGTCGCGATCGAGCTGATGCGGCAGGTCAAGGCGATGCTCGATCCGCTCGGCATCATGAACCCGGGCAAGGTCCTGTGA